In a genomic window of [Empedobacter] haloabium:
- a CDS encoding PilW family protein has protein sequence MTGPRRCTGVGLAEMLVALVLGMLVALASAAMLASANGDFLLQGASTRLNDGGRYALALVGQSLRQAGYADPAGPGALPAEEGAAIGGLDARSVSRTGPGIAAGLPAAVNGSDVLAVRFGGSGSGGGDGSVSDCAGFAVGAGAQGWSIFYVARGDDGEAELRCKYRADSGGWSADAVVRGVDSFQVLYGVDADTPADGVANRFLNATAIDALDATLDVRGDTASERALDRRRRSHWHRVVTVRVALLLHGEAGMRDGGRPLRYALFGETYAAADPGTRIDEATLPTPLRARPRRLFETAVTVRNRGGL, from the coding sequence ATGACGGGTCCGCGCCGCTGCACCGGCGTCGGTCTCGCCGAAATGCTGGTGGCCCTGGTGCTGGGCATGCTGGTCGCGCTGGCGTCGGCCGCCATGCTGGCCAGCGCCAATGGCGACTTCCTGCTCCAGGGCGCCAGTACGCGGCTGAACGACGGTGGCCGCTATGCGCTGGCGCTGGTCGGCCAGTCACTGCGCCAGGCCGGGTATGCCGACCCTGCCGGCCCCGGCGCATTGCCGGCGGAGGAGGGCGCCGCCATCGGCGGGCTCGATGCCCGCAGCGTCAGCCGCACGGGGCCGGGCATCGCGGCCGGGCTGCCGGCGGCCGTCAACGGCAGCGACGTGCTGGCCGTGCGCTTTGGCGGCTCGGGCAGCGGCGGCGGCGACGGCTCGGTCAGCGACTGTGCCGGCTTTGCCGTCGGCGCGGGCGCACAGGGCTGGAGCATCTTCTATGTGGCGCGGGGCGACGATGGCGAGGCCGAGCTGCGCTGCAAGTACCGCGCCGACAGCGGCGGCTGGAGCGCCGATGCCGTAGTGCGCGGCGTCGACAGCTTCCAGGTGCTGTACGGCGTCGATGCCGACACGCCGGCCGATGGCGTCGCCAACCGCTTCCTGAACGCCACGGCGATTGACGCGCTGGATGCGACGCTGGACGTTCGTGGCGACACGGCCAGCGAGCGCGCGCTGGACCGTCGCCGGCGCTCGCACTGGCACCGTGTCGTCACCGTACGGGTCGCACTGTTGCTGCACGGCGAGGCCGGCATGCGCGATGGCGGGCGGCCGCTGCGTTACGCGTTGTTCGGGGAAACCTACGCGGCGGCCGATCCGGGCACGCGTATCGACGAGGCGACGCTGCCGACCCCGTTGCGCGCGCGGCCGCGCCGCCTGTTCGAAACGGCCGTGACGGTGCGCAACCGGGGCGGGCTGTGA
- a CDS encoding pilus assembly protein gives MTLVVSLLMLAAVLLLAASSASVALMGEKSARAERDRHIALQAAEDALMDAELEIEGLAAVPAERRALLRAPDSFGAGCGSGLALGLCARGAAGEPPPWQAVDLADASRSVALGSFTGTVTESADGLLPLRKPRYIVERLPYRPPGAEAGAAEGYLYRVTAVGFGSRPGTQVVLQSTWRPADE, from the coding sequence GTGACGTTGGTGGTCAGCCTGCTGATGCTGGCGGCCGTGTTGCTGCTGGCGGCGTCGTCCGCCAGCGTGGCACTGATGGGAGAAAAGTCGGCGCGCGCCGAGCGGGACCGGCACATCGCGCTGCAAGCGGCGGAGGATGCGTTGATGGATGCGGAACTGGAAATCGAAGGGCTGGCCGCCGTGCCGGCGGAGCGGCGCGCGCTGCTGCGCGCACCGGACAGCTTCGGAGCCGGCTGCGGCAGCGGCCTGGCATTGGGCCTGTGTGCCCGCGGCGCCGCTGGCGAGCCGCCGCCGTGGCAGGCCGTCGACCTGGCGGACGCCAGCCGCAGCGTGGCACTGGGCAGCTTTACCGGCACCGTCACGGAAAGCGCCGATGGCTTGCTGCCCCTGCGTAAGCCCCGTTACATCGTCGAGCGGCTGCCGTACCGGCCGCCCGGTGCGGAAGCCGGTGCCGCCGAGGGCTACCTGTACCGCGTGACGGCGGTTGGCTTCGGCAGCCGGCCCGGTACGCAGGTCGTGCTGCAATCGACCTGGCGTCCGGCGGACGAGTGA